One region of Sandaracinaceae bacterium genomic DNA includes:
- a CDS encoding ArsR family transcriptional regulator — MTRPIRNLTASPSESTTDTGPELDAPEWWRVELQVAEAVGQLMEFWGFKRQMGRLWTVLFLSPDPLDVAALTERLQMSSSAVSLSLAELATWGAVRKTWVTGERRDFYSVEPRVWRLVRQVVERRELVLIRDASETFAAADRALKELRSTGPSRSAIAFKRRRLAYLRALASVGDRMVRAFVAGKTVDPSELSSAEEQV, encoded by the coding sequence ATGACCAGGCCGATCCGCAATCTCACCGCCAGCCCCTCGGAGTCCACCACGGACACCGGGCCCGAGCTGGACGCGCCCGAGTGGTGGCGCGTGGAGCTGCAGGTGGCCGAGGCGGTGGGCCAGCTCATGGAGTTCTGGGGCTTCAAGCGCCAGATGGGGCGCCTCTGGACGGTGCTGTTCCTGTCGCCCGACCCGCTCGACGTGGCGGCCCTGACCGAGCGCCTGCAGATGAGCAGCAGCGCCGTGTCGCTCTCGCTGGCCGAGCTGGCCACCTGGGGGGCCGTGCGCAAGACCTGGGTCACCGGCGAGCGCCGCGACTTCTACAGCGTGGAGCCGCGCGTGTGGCGCCTGGTGCGCCAAGTGGTGGAGCGCCGCGAGCTGGTGCTGATCCGCGACGCGAGCGAGACCTTCGCAGCCGCCGACCGAGCGCTCAAGGAGCTGCGCAGCACCGGCCCCTCGCGTTCCGCCATCGCCTTCAAGCGGCGTCGCCTTGCCTACCTGCGCGCCCTCGCTAGCGTCGGCGACCGGATGGTGCGCGCCTTCGTGGCGGGCAAGACCGTCGACCCGAGCGAGCTCTCTTCCGCCGAGGAACAAGTCTGA
- the menD gene encoding 2-succinyl-5-enolpyruvyl-6-hydroxy-3-cyclohexene-1-carboxylic-acid synthase, with amino-acid sequence MIAAPDLQYTAACWLVDAITRGTGATRWVVSPGSRSTPLVLALHALGVPLHHVIDERAAAFFALGVARETGVPAPLLCTSGTALAHYLPAIIEASETRLPMLVVSADRPPELHGWGANQTIAQHGIFGAFVRAELDLGTPESLAQLETWGPRLSHFIEAGLVGPDVGPLHLNVPLRVPLEPSVSPDAEALQALATVRQWAERVPQVVRRAAPALPVDGVDELLRAARGCMERGGRGIITVGPLAVDSDVPGAVQRLAQATGFPVLAEAASQCRFGAQLPGVTCVAGFDALLRGPVGRAHLAPELVIQVGATPTSKSLELMAQAGQGARFVLAPFGRPDPSRNAQRVLVGNVAAALDELCGELPQPSAATPTVSDYANAWRTLDACFLELAARKLSEDDALSEGEVAVAVVASLGERDALLLGNSLAIRHVDAYATRTRAMGPVHSQRGASGIDGLLAGAAGAASTGRPVVALLGDVSFLHDLGGLGAHFPGSSVTVVVLQNGGGRIFELLPVANHPGAPMNSFTTDHRADLAAAAHVYGHAHTAVRSRADLHAALAEHMGKPGLHVIEAIVPPHDAGPRQRAIYAEVDSMLRERQGASA; translated from the coding sequence ATGATCGCGGCACCCGATCTCCAATACACCGCGGCCTGCTGGCTGGTGGACGCCATCACGCGGGGCACGGGCGCCACGCGCTGGGTGGTCAGCCCGGGCTCGCGCAGCACGCCGCTCGTGCTGGCCCTGCACGCGCTCGGGGTCCCGCTGCACCACGTCATCGACGAGCGTGCGGCGGCCTTCTTCGCGCTGGGCGTGGCGCGCGAGACGGGCGTGCCCGCGCCGTTGCTGTGCACCAGCGGGACCGCGCTCGCGCACTACCTGCCCGCCATCATCGAGGCGTCCGAGACGCGCCTGCCCATGCTGGTGGTGTCGGCCGACAGGCCGCCCGAACTGCACGGCTGGGGCGCCAACCAGACCATCGCGCAGCACGGCATCTTCGGCGCGTTCGTGCGCGCAGAGCTGGACCTCGGCACGCCCGAGTCGCTCGCCCAGCTGGAGACGTGGGGGCCGCGCCTCTCACACTTCATCGAGGCGGGGCTGGTTGGGCCCGACGTGGGGCCGCTGCACCTGAACGTGCCGTTGCGCGTGCCGCTCGAGCCCAGCGTGTCTCCCGACGCCGAGGCGCTGCAAGCGCTGGCGACGGTGCGGCAGTGGGCCGAGCGCGTGCCCCAGGTGGTCCGCCGCGCAGCGCCAGCGTTGCCCGTGGATGGCGTGGACGAGCTCCTCCGCGCGGCGCGTGGCTGCATGGAGCGGGGCGGTCGCGGGATCATCACCGTGGGCCCGCTCGCTGTGGACAGTGACGTGCCCGGGGCGGTGCAGCGCCTGGCGCAGGCCACGGGCTTCCCCGTCTTGGCCGAGGCGGCCAGCCAGTGTCGCTTCGGCGCGCAGCTCCCGGGAGTCACGTGCGTGGCGGGCTTCGACGCGCTGCTGCGTGGTCCGGTGGGCCGTGCCCACCTCGCGCCCGAGCTGGTCATTCAGGTCGGCGCCACGCCCACGTCGAAGAGCCTCGAGCTGATGGCGCAGGCAGGGCAGGGCGCCCGCTTCGTGCTGGCCCCCTTCGGTCGCCCCGACCCGAGCCGCAACGCCCAGCGCGTGCTGGTGGGAAACGTGGCGGCCGCGCTCGATGAGCTGTGCGGTGAACTCCCGCAGCCCTCGGCCGCGACCCCCACCGTGAGCGACTATGCCAACGCGTGGCGCACCCTCGACGCGTGCTTCCTCGAGCTGGCAGCCCGCAAGCTGAGCGAGGACGATGCGCTGAGCGAGGGTGAGGTGGCTGTGGCCGTGGTCGCCAGCCTGGGTGAGCGCGACGCGCTGCTGCTGGGAAACAGCCTCGCCATCCGCCACGTGGACGCGTACGCCACGCGCACCCGCGCCATGGGTCCGGTGCACAGCCAGCGCGGCGCCTCGGGCATCGATGGCCTGCTCGCCGGAGCTGCCGGTGCGGCCTCGACGGGGCGCCCCGTGGTGGCGCTCCTGGGAGACGTGAGCTTCCTGCACGACTTGGGCGGCCTCGGCGCTCACTTCCCCGGCAGCTCCGTGACCGTGGTGGTGCTGCAGAACGGCGGCGGGCGCATCTTCGAGCTGCTGCCGGTGGCGAACCACCCGGGCGCGCCAATGAACAGCTTCACCACCGACCACCGCGCGGACCTGGCCGCCGCGGCGCACGTCTACGGCCACGCTCACACCGCCGTGCGTAGCCGCGCCGACCTGCATGCCGCGCTCGCTGAGCACATGGGCAAGCCGGGCCTGCACGTCATCGAGGCCATCGTGCCGCCTCACGATGCGGGTCCGCGCCAGCGCGCCATCTACGCGGAGG
- a CDS encoding CHASE domain-containing protein, translating to MVSAASLDPKKVKRARWLSLLLFTLVSGVLAATWLHQRREWSRSVASQVDLTADQAALRLGDYIHARLLATRGIAVSRLAMASRPSFTAEALIAQREFGGFQAINWMSPEGIIEVVTPERDNLRALGRDIHDSPHARPAFEATVASGQPHVSDAIDLFQGGRGFAVYVPIRAGGAAGFVNGVFRIDPIMTTALRGRVLDGYVLQLDDDAGQSLVALRSDEDHAAATDGRPSSSATFDVLDRRWTLQVWPRDELWSQMRAGRPDVVFLFAIALVALVSALVYVQLTHELQRFRLAEERMQLERRLESTTRMESLGRLAGGVAHDFNNILTVIVGSAELVRRTASPEDPRVSSGLEGIFDAASRAADLTRQLLSFARQNPTPPERLDVNEQLEGLRQLLERLTPEHITLTLTLTPDPLFVLAASSHLSQIFVNLVVNAVDAMPNGGLLAISTFALDGDVVVEVEDTGMGMDSATRGRIFEPFFTTKPEGEGTGLGLATVYGIIQGYGGSIEVRSEPGHGSTFRLRLPAAPPA from the coding sequence ATGGTGAGCGCCGCATCTCTCGACCCGAAGAAGGTGAAGCGCGCGCGCTGGCTCTCCCTGCTCCTCTTCACGCTGGTGTCGGGGGTGCTCGCAGCCACGTGGCTCCACCAGCGGCGCGAGTGGTCGCGCAGCGTCGCGTCTCAAGTGGACCTCACCGCCGATCAGGCCGCACTGCGCCTGGGCGACTACATCCACGCGCGCCTCTTGGCCACACGCGGCATCGCCGTGTCGCGCCTGGCCATGGCCAGTCGCCCGTCGTTCACGGCCGAGGCGCTCATCGCGCAGCGCGAGTTCGGCGGCTTCCAAGCCATCAACTGGATGTCGCCCGAGGGGATCATCGAGGTCGTCACCCCCGAGCGCGACAACCTGCGGGCGCTCGGCCGCGACATCCACGACAGCCCGCACGCGCGGCCGGCCTTCGAGGCCACCGTCGCGAGCGGCCAGCCGCACGTGTCCGACGCCATCGACCTGTTCCAGGGGGGACGCGGCTTCGCGGTCTACGTCCCCATCCGCGCGGGCGGTGCCGCGGGCTTCGTGAACGGGGTCTTCCGCATCGATCCCATCATGACCACCGCGCTGCGCGGCCGCGTGCTCGACGGCTACGTGCTGCAGCTGGACGACGACGCCGGCCAGAGCCTGGTGGCGCTCCGCAGCGACGAAGACCACGCCGCCGCGACCGATGGCCGCCCGAGCTCCTCCGCCACCTTCGACGTCCTCGACCGGCGCTGGACCCTGCAGGTCTGGCCGCGCGACGAGCTGTGGTCTCAGATGCGCGCCGGACGCCCCGACGTAGTGTTCCTCTTCGCCATCGCGCTGGTCGCGCTGGTCTCCGCCCTGGTCTACGTGCAGCTCACCCACGAGCTGCAGCGCTTTCGGCTGGCCGAGGAGCGCATGCAGCTCGAGCGGCGCCTCGAGAGCACCACCCGCATGGAGTCTTTGGGCCGCCTGGCGGGCGGCGTGGCCCACGACTTCAACAACATTCTCACGGTGATCGTGGGCAGCGCCGAGCTGGTGCGCCGCACCGCGAGCCCCGAAGACCCGCGCGTGTCCTCCGGGCTCGAGGGCATCTTCGACGCGGCCTCCCGCGCCGCGGACCTCACGCGTCAGCTGCTGTCGTTCGCGCGCCAGAACCCCACGCCCCCCGAGCGCCTGGACGTGAACGAGCAGCTCGAGGGCCTGCGTCAGCTGCTCGAACGCCTCACCCCCGAACACATCACGCTCACGCTCACGCTCACGCCCGACCCCCTCTTCGTGCTCGCCGCGTCCAGCCACCTGAGCCAGATCTTCGTGAACCTGGTGGTCAACGCGGTGGACGCCATGCCCAACGGCGGCCTGCTGGCCATCAGCACCTTCGCGCTCGACGGAGACGTGGTGGTCGAGGTGGAAGACACCGGCATGGGCATGGACTCCGCCACCCGCGGCCGCATCTTCGAGCCCTTCTTCACCACCAAGCCCGAAGGCGAAGGCACCGGCCTCGGCCTCGCCACGGTCTACGGCATCATCCAAGGCTACGGCGGCAGCATCGAGGTCCGCAGCGAGCCCGGCCACGGCTCCACTTTCCGCCTGCGCCTCCCCGCCGCGCCACCCGCCTGA
- a CDS encoding TetR/AcrR family transcriptional regulator, with protein sequence MPSAPEPRAYRMGARAESAALTRERVLDAAAACFGEQDYDAVSLREIAERAGVGLQTVVRTAGSKEALFAEVAERFLATMMAGFEPGRVDDWRSALRQLMTFYEAHGDQSIRVMAHEHRVPGVRQYVQRSRELQAAWLQARHGDAFAGLSATEKKRRVAMVLTLTGGRTWYTLRREHGLSAGETQRAIEEQLEALLALLA encoded by the coding sequence ATGCCCAGCGCGCCTGAGCCCCGCGCCTACCGCATGGGTGCCCGCGCCGAGAGCGCCGCCCTCACGCGCGAGCGCGTGCTGGACGCGGCGGCCGCGTGCTTCGGCGAGCAAGACTACGACGCCGTGTCCCTGCGCGAGATCGCCGAGCGCGCGGGCGTGGGCCTGCAGACCGTGGTGCGCACCGCGGGCTCCAAGGAGGCGCTGTTCGCCGAGGTGGCCGAGCGCTTCCTCGCCACCATGATGGCTGGCTTCGAGCCCGGGCGCGTGGACGACTGGCGCTCCGCGCTGCGCCAGCTGATGACGTTCTACGAGGCGCACGGCGACCAGAGCATCCGCGTGATGGCGCACGAGCACCGCGTGCCCGGCGTTCGGCAGTACGTGCAGCGCAGCCGCGAGCTCCAGGCCGCATGGCTACAGGCCCGTCATGGAGACGCTTTCGCAGGGCTCAGCGCCACGGAGAAGAAGCGCCGCGTGGCCATGGTCCTGACCCTCACCGGGGGCCGCACTTGGTACACGCTGCGTCGGGAGCACGGGCTCTCCGCCGGCGAGACGCAGCGCGCCATCGAGGAGCAGCTGGAGGCCCTGCTCGCGCTCCTAGCCTAG
- a CDS encoding sterol desaturase family protein, producing MQLPSNQPTPLRRFVSRTGYAGALLLALGTLWLGQRLGLEAPQATLLAVVWVGALLLFVEQRMPHTPDWRPSWGTLGIDVLHNAMTAFAVAPLVRAVIFALLVDVGARLAGAVGVGLWPSTWPVALQLVLALVISDFGAYSAHRFMHLTRFGWRLHAVHHTPAQLHVLASARTHPLNAVLTLTCETGPLILLGISPAALAAWTVFKAVNGLLQHANIDLRPGWLSYVVATSDVHRYHHSVHLHESNTNFGNTTMLWDHVFRTFHLPRGEQAGTVVGIADAAVPESYLAHLAVPFRLGRYEALAVTPQPSTDGPHASAHAQRA from the coding sequence ATGCAGTTACCATCAAATCAACCCACGCCACTTCGCCGCTTCGTCTCGCGCACCGGCTACGCGGGCGCTCTCTTGCTCGCGCTGGGCACGCTGTGGCTCGGGCAGCGCCTCGGCCTCGAGGCCCCGCAAGCCACGCTGCTTGCTGTGGTGTGGGTGGGCGCGCTGCTGCTGTTCGTGGAGCAGCGCATGCCGCACACGCCGGACTGGCGGCCCAGCTGGGGCACGCTGGGCATCGACGTGTTGCACAACGCCATGACGGCGTTCGCGGTGGCCCCGCTGGTGCGCGCGGTGATCTTCGCGCTGCTCGTGGACGTGGGCGCGCGCCTCGCGGGCGCGGTGGGCGTGGGGCTCTGGCCGAGCACCTGGCCAGTGGCGCTGCAGCTGGTGCTGGCGCTGGTGATCTCGGACTTCGGCGCCTACAGCGCGCACCGCTTCATGCACCTCACGCGCTTCGGCTGGCGCTTGCACGCGGTGCACCACACGCCCGCGCAGCTGCACGTGCTGGCCAGCGCGCGCACGCACCCGCTCAACGCGGTCCTCACGCTCACATGCGAGACGGGCCCGCTCATCCTGCTGGGCATCTCGCCTGCGGCGCTGGCCGCATGGACGGTGTTCAAGGCGGTAAACGGCCTGCTCCAGCACGCCAACATCGACTTGCGCCCCGGCTGGCTGAGCTACGTGGTGGCCACGTCGGACGTGCACCGCTACCACCACTCGGTGCACCTGCACGAGTCCAACACCAACTTCGGCAACACCACCATGCTGTGGGACCACGTGTTCCGCACGTTCCACCTGCCGCGCGGCGAGCAGGCCGGCACGGTGGTGGGCATCGCCGACGCCGCGGTGCCCGAATCGTACCTCGCGCACCTGGCCGTGCCCTTCCGGCTGGGGCGCTACGAGGCGCTGGCCGTGACACCGCAGCCGTCCACGGACGGCCCGCACGCGAGCGCGCATGCCCAGCGCGCCTGA
- the ubiE gene encoding bifunctional demethylmenaquinone methyltransferase/2-methoxy-6-polyprenyl-1,4-benzoquinol methylase UbiE, with protein MTDARMGSGQMFDNIADGYDRLNRIMSMGVDQSWRRKTVAALNVTPGARVLDLATGTGDLAIQIAETHPDCTVVGVDPSVNMLRVGRTKVDAAKLSKRVTLLEGDAQSLPFDPGSLDAACIAFGIRNVPDRERGLREMARVVKPGGRVCVLELSEPKQGVLSPFARFHIRQVVPRLGAWLSGSKEYRYLQESIAAFPDPEDFAAMMERAGLQMVSLERLTLGVCCLYVAESKGGSTSA; from the coding sequence ATGACCGACGCACGCATGGGCTCTGGGCAGATGTTCGACAACATCGCCGACGGCTACGACCGGCTGAACCGCATCATGTCCATGGGCGTGGACCAGAGCTGGCGCCGTAAGACGGTGGCTGCGCTGAACGTGACGCCGGGCGCACGGGTGCTGGACCTGGCCACGGGCACCGGTGACCTCGCGATTCAGATCGCCGAGACGCACCCCGACTGCACCGTGGTGGGCGTGGACCCTTCCGTGAACATGCTGCGCGTGGGCCGCACCAAGGTGGACGCGGCCAAGCTGAGCAAGCGCGTGACGCTGCTGGAGGGTGACGCGCAGTCGCTGCCGTTCGACCCGGGCTCGCTGGACGCGGCCTGCATCGCCTTCGGTATTCGCAACGTGCCCGACCGCGAGCGTGGCTTGCGCGAGATGGCGCGCGTGGTGAAGCCCGGTGGGCGCGTGTGCGTGCTGGAGCTCAGCGAGCCGAAGCAGGGCGTGCTCAGCCCGTTCGCGCGCTTCCACATCCGGCAGGTGGTGCCGCGCCTCGGGGCGTGGCTCTCGGGCAGCAAGGAATACCGCTACCTGCAAGAGAGCATCGCGGCCTTCCCGGACCCGGAAGACTTCGCCGCCATGATGGAGCGCGCCGGCTTGCAGATGGTCTCGCTCGAGCGCCTCACGCTGGGGGTCTGCTGCCTCTACGTGGCCGAGAGCAAGGGCGGGAGCACCAGCGCATGA
- a CDS encoding isochorismate synthase: protein MSQRAAQRECSVEALSAEAAARTRTPEEWAADTRRALREALGAHVGQRVHVTVPAPEAHPAQLFEAGRERASVYFHPPTGLAIAGLEVAFECLQDAGLAAQQRAIAERLAGLVVVAPEGAPAPRMFGGLAFAPGASVGTPFAPFGDGLFVMPRVRYAVNPGGGAGTQAWLSFCVTSGADDDALLSDVDGLIQALVRAPKQPGAATAVHVTHLPRERFIGMVSDARAAIAAGDLEKVVLARRSEASVADGALPDAVDMLARLDARFGSCTRFALFRTDTDGERVAFLGATPECLVTRSGDRVHTEALAGSMPRGESAALLASDKDRREHRFVVDAVVSALEPHCTAVTHDPQPGTRELPDVVHMRTPIEGRLRDSASVLTLVGALHPTPAVGGVPREAAVRWIAEREPVPRGWYSAPFGWTDASGDGSFVVALRSGVVRGGRVSVYAGAGIVRDSRPDAEYDETELKMRAVLGTLAGA from the coding sequence ATGAGCCAGCGCGCCGCGCAGCGCGAGTGCTCGGTAGAGGCCCTCTCGGCTGAGGCCGCGGCACGCACGCGCACGCCCGAGGAGTGGGCCGCCGACACCCGGCGCGCGCTCCGCGAGGCGCTCGGTGCGCACGTGGGGCAGCGGGTGCACGTCACGGTGCCGGCGCCCGAGGCGCACCCGGCGCAGCTGTTCGAGGCCGGTCGCGAGCGCGCGTCGGTGTACTTCCATCCGCCCACGGGCCTGGCCATCGCCGGCCTCGAGGTGGCGTTCGAGTGCCTGCAGGACGCAGGCCTCGCGGCGCAGCAGCGCGCCATCGCGGAGCGCCTCGCCGGTTTGGTGGTGGTGGCTCCCGAGGGGGCGCCCGCACCGCGCATGTTCGGTGGCCTCGCGTTCGCGCCCGGCGCATCGGTGGGCACGCCGTTCGCGCCGTTCGGCGACGGCCTCTTCGTGATGCCCCGCGTGCGCTACGCCGTGAACCCCGGCGGTGGCGCGGGCACGCAGGCCTGGCTCTCGTTCTGCGTCACGTCGGGTGCCGACGACGACGCGCTGCTGAGCGACGTGGACGGGTTGATCCAGGCGCTGGTGCGCGCGCCCAAGCAGCCGGGCGCCGCCACGGCGGTGCACGTCACGCACCTTCCGCGCGAGCGCTTCATCGGCATGGTCAGCGACGCGCGCGCGGCCATCGCGGCTGGCGACCTCGAGAAGGTGGTGCTGGCGCGGCGCTCGGAGGCCAGCGTGGCCGATGGTGCGCTGCCCGACGCCGTGGACATGCTGGCGCGCCTCGACGCGCGCTTCGGCTCCTGCACGCGCTTCGCTCTCTTCCGCACGGATACCGACGGCGAGCGCGTGGCATTCCTGGGCGCCACGCCCGAGTGCCTGGTCACGCGCAGCGGCGACCGCGTGCACACCGAGGCGCTGGCGGGCTCCATGCCGCGCGGCGAGAGCGCGGCGCTCTTGGCCAGCGACAAGGACCGCCGTGAGCACCGCTTCGTGGTGGACGCCGTGGTGAGCGCGCTCGAGCCGCACTGCACGGCCGTCACGCATGACCCGCAGCCGGGCACGCGTGAGCTTCCGGACGTGGTGCACATGCGCACGCCCATCGAGGGGCGCCTTCGTGACAGTGCCAGCGTGCTCACCCTGGTGGGCGCGCTGCACCCCACGCCTGCGGTGGGTGGTGTTCCGCGCGAGGCCGCCGTCCGCTGGATCGCGGAGCGCGAGCCCGTGCCACGCGGCTGGTACAGCGCCCCCTTCGGCTGGACCGATGCCAGCGGCGACGGCAGCTTCGTGGTGGCGCTGCGGTCGGGCGTGGTGCGCGGCGGGCGCGTGTCGGTGTATGCCGGCGCGGGCATCGTGCGCGACTCGCGGCCGGACGCAGAGTACGACGAGACGGAGCTCAAGATGCGGGCGGTCTTGGGCACGCTCGCGGGCGCCTGA
- a CDS encoding polyprenyl synthetase family protein yields the protein MCDEQGLAELAARLADLGDLVRWDMKDFEGALNTLPTRNAEKNVVTDSALHLIARGGKRLRPMCVALASRVGSGFSDQAREMGVAVELVHCATLLHDDVIDESDQRRGAPAARMLYGNAASIFAGDWLLVEALRRVRNARVEGTLDRLLAIIEEMIFAEALQLENRGKIDTRRESYFKVVEGKTAALFRWAMYAGGRAGGLDETTCKTLEDYGTHLGMAFQLIDDWLDYAGDQQATGKALFTDLREGKMTYPLLHAYEQDPSVGVLLGEILGADDVDPVRTAALHESLKQALVRTGALDACRALALSHADRAAAVLSPLPDSRAIEALLTVAQATVHREA from the coding sequence ATCTGTGACGAGCAGGGCCTGGCCGAGCTGGCCGCGCGCCTCGCGGACCTCGGCGACCTGGTGCGCTGGGACATGAAGGACTTCGAGGGCGCGCTCAACACGCTGCCCACGCGCAACGCCGAGAAGAACGTGGTCACCGACAGCGCGCTGCACCTCATCGCGCGTGGTGGCAAGCGCCTGCGGCCCATGTGCGTGGCGCTCGCGTCGCGCGTGGGCTCGGGCTTCAGCGACCAGGCCCGCGAGATGGGCGTGGCCGTGGAGCTGGTGCACTGCGCCACGCTGCTGCACGACGACGTCATCGACGAGAGCGACCAACGCCGTGGGGCCCCTGCTGCGCGCATGCTCTACGGCAACGCGGCCAGCATCTTCGCGGGGGACTGGCTCTTGGTGGAAGCGCTCCGCCGCGTGCGCAACGCTCGGGTGGAGGGGACGCTCGACCGCCTGCTGGCTATCATCGAGGAGATGATCTTCGCCGAGGCGCTGCAGCTCGAGAACCGCGGGAAGATCGACACCCGCCGCGAGAGTTACTTCAAGGTGGTCGAAGGCAAGACAGCGGCGCTCTTTCGGTGGGCCATGTACGCGGGCGGTCGCGCCGGCGGCCTGGACGAGACCACCTGCAAGACGCTCGAGGACTACGGCACGCACCTGGGCATGGCGTTCCAGCTCATCGACGACTGGCTGGACTACGCGGGCGACCAGCAGGCCACCGGCAAGGCGCTCTTCACGGACCTGCGTGAGGGCAAGATGACCTACCCGCTGCTCCACGCCTACGAGCAGGACCCCAGCGTGGGCGTGCTGCTGGGCGAGATCCTGGGCGCCGACGACGTGGACCCTGTGCGCACCGCGGCCCTGCACGAGTCCTTGAAGCAGGCGCTGGTCCGCACGGGCGCGCTCGACGCCTGCCGTGCCCTGGCCCTAAGCCACGCCGACCGCGCCGCGGCCGTGCTCTCTCCACTGCCCGACTCGCGCGCCATCGAGGCGCTCCTGACCGTTGCCCAAGCTACCGTTCACCGGGAAGCCTGA
- a CDS encoding hydroxymethylglutaryl-CoA reductase, degradative, translated as MTDSVTSRIPGFYKKSLRERLARLVETGRLSPESIAFLEAGGGLPADVADRMSENVVGCYGLPMGIALNFRVNNRDVLVPMSVEEPSVVAAASNAARLVRMTGGFTGKASASIMTTQVQFDAVPEPDQATARIEAIRERIFATGDASIPGMVRRGGGCRDLDVRVLDAAEGILVVHLYVDVGDAMGANVVDTVAEAVAPLLHAEIGGQIGLRILSNLPLRRTVKVSCEVTADALGGTRVADGIAKASRFAELDPFRAVTHNKGIMNGCDSVALATGQDWRSLEAGAHSFASRDGQYRPLAVWRRTETGVRGELEMPMAVGTVGGSTRVHQGVRAAFELMDLERAGDLGIVIAAAGLASNLAALKALAGEGIQEGHMRLHARKAEVAERSEEQGALRRALGEGKAP; from the coding sequence ATGACCGACTCCGTCACCAGTCGTATTCCGGGCTTCTACAAGAAGTCACTGCGCGAACGCCTCGCGCGCCTCGTCGAGACGGGGCGCCTCTCGCCCGAGTCCATCGCGTTCTTGGAGGCGGGCGGTGGCCTGCCGGCCGACGTGGCCGACCGCATGAGCGAGAACGTGGTGGGCTGCTACGGGCTGCCCATGGGCATCGCCCTGAACTTCCGCGTGAACAACCGCGACGTGCTGGTGCCCATGAGCGTGGAGGAGCCCTCGGTGGTGGCCGCGGCCTCCAACGCGGCGCGCCTGGTGCGCATGACCGGTGGCTTCACGGGCAAGGCCAGCGCGTCCATCATGACCACGCAGGTGCAGTTCGACGCCGTGCCCGAGCCCGATCAGGCCACGGCGCGCATCGAGGCCATCCGCGAGCGCATCTTCGCCACGGGCGACGCCAGCATCCCCGGCATGGTGCGGCGCGGCGGCGGCTGCCGTGACCTCGACGTGCGCGTGCTGGACGCGGCCGAGGGCATCTTGGTGGTGCACCTCTACGTGGACGTGGGCGACGCGATGGGCGCCAACGTGGTGGACACCGTGGCCGAGGCCGTGGCGCCGCTGCTGCACGCCGAGATCGGCGGCCAGATCGGCCTGCGCATCCTCAGCAACCTGCCGCTGCGTCGCACCGTGAAGGTGTCTTGCGAGGTCACCGCCGACGCGCTCGGTGGCACCCGCGTGGCCGACGGCATCGCCAAGGCCAGCCGCTTCGCGGAGCTCGATCCGTTCCGCGCCGTCACCCACAACAAGGGCATCATGAACGGCTGCGACTCGGTGGCGCTGGCCACTGGGCAGGACTGGCGCAGCCTCGAAGCCGGGGCGCACTCGTTCGCGTCGCGCGACGGGCAGTACCGGCCGCTGGCCGTCTGGCGCCGCACCGAGACGGGCGTGCGCGGCGAGCTCGAGATGCCCATGGCGGTGGGCACCGTGGGTGGCTCCACGCGCGTGCACCAGGGCGTGCGCGCGGCCTTCGAGCTGATGGACCTCGAGCGCGCCGGCGACCTCGGCATCGTCATCGCGGCGGCCGGTCTGGCCAGCAACCTCGCGGCGCTCAAGGCGCTGGCGGGCGAGGGCATCCAGGAGGGGCACATGCGGCTCCACGCACGTAAGGCCGAGGTGGCCGAGCGCAGTGAAGAACAGGGGGCGCTGCGTCGCGCCCTTGGCGAGGGAAAAGCGCCATGA